From one Silene latifolia isolate original U9 population unplaced genomic scaffold, ASM4854445v1 scaffold_124, whole genome shotgun sequence genomic stretch:
- the LOC141637625 gene encoding putative linoleate 9S-lipoxygenase 5, which yields TPRVNITEINNSQYYHILYRKVIIEGTVIVIEKTVLGLFKDLGASLVDRVDEMAGRKVWFELVSADIGDPGNEMRGKRSRPTCVDNWIVSSPGVNPTELGFKVRFELDADFGVPGALIVRNEHHSEFYLQSVSLNGIPNHDHQLHFVCNSWVYPTARYKNMYRIFFRNQAYLPAETPVPLRVYREEELEILRGNGDGKLEEWDRVYDYAYYNDLGSPDKGSNHVRPVLGGSEDYPYPRRGRTGRSSSKTDQYSESRLPYVVSLDIYVPKDEKFGPLKMADYMSHSLKAIVHALQAGLNALFNKTPTEFDCLEDTLKLYKHEIKLLDAPSLEEKTTLDMLKEFFHLDIRHLKFPVPHIIREDKSAWTSDEEFAREMLAGVNPVVIRRLEVFPPVSELDPEQYGDHRSTIREDHIEKNLEGFSVDEAMKNKKMFILDHHDALMPYLRRINTTETKTYATRTLLFLKDDGTLKPLAIELSLPHPDGDEFGAVSKVYTPAEGGVDGSIWQLAKVYVSVNDSGYHQLVCHWLNTHAVIEPFVIASNRQLSVIHPIHKLLSPHFRDTMYINALARQILIGAGGILEQTVFPGKYALEMSSAVYKDWVFTDQPLPADLIKRGMAEKDPDSPHGYKLLIEDYPFAVDGLSIWAAIEEWVTTYCTFYYKNSDMITNDTELQSWWQELRNEGHGDLKHKPWWPELTTIDVLIQTCTTIIWIASALHAAVNFGQYPYAGYLPNRPTTSRRFMPEPGTPVHEELKTDFENVLLKTITSQWKTLLGVSLIEILSTHTSDEVYLGRRDDEESVFDNGPVEGFKRFKRRLEEIEGEIEERNKRGELRNRSGPVNMPYTLLMPTSDAGVTARGIPNSISI from the exons ACTCCTCGTGTAAATATTACTGAGATTAACAATTCACAATATTATCACATACTTTACAGGAAGGTTATTATCGAGGGAACGGTGATCGTGATTGAGAAGACGGTGTTGGGGTTGTTCAAAGACTTGGGTGCATCCCTTGTTGATCGGGTTGACGAGATGGCTGGCCGGAAGGTCTGGTTTGAGCTTGTCAGTGCTGATATTGGTGATCCTG GTAATGAAATGAGAGGGAAACGAAGCAGGCCTACATGTGTTGACAATTGGATAGTGTCTTCTCCCGGTGTGAACCCAACTGAGTTGGGTTTCAAAGTAAGGTTCGAATTGGATGCTGATTTTGGAGTGCCAGGCGCATTGATAGTACGAAATGAGCATCATTCTGAATTTTATCTCCAAAGTGTTTCCTTAAATGGCATTCCAAATCACGACCATCAACTTCACTTTGTTTGCAATTCTTGGGTTTATCCCACTGCCCGCTACAAGAATATGTACCGCATTTTCTTTCGCAATCAG GCATATCTGCCAGCTGAAACCCCGGTACCTCTAAGAGTCTACAGAGAAGAAGAACTAGAGATACTTAGAGGAAATGGAGATGGAAAACTGGAGGAATGGGACCGTGTCTATGACTATGCTTACTACAATGATCTTGGAAGTCCAGATAAGGGTTCGAATCATGTCCGGCCTGTACTCGGAGGGTCTGAAGATTATCCGTATCCTCGCAGAGGTAGAACTGGACGTTCATCATCCAAAACAG ACCAGTACAGCGAGAGTAGACTGCCATATGTGGTGAGCTTGGATATATACGTTCCTAAAGATGAAAAGTTTGGGCCTCTAAAGATGGCAGATTACATGTCTCATTCTCTAAAAGCAATAGTTCATGCCTTGCAAGCTGGACTTAATGCTCTCTTTAACAAAACTCCTACTGAATTCGATTGTTTAGAAGATACTCTCAAACTCTACAAACATGAAATTAAACTACTTGATGCTCCTTCCCTCGAAGAGAAAACGACATTGGACATGCTCAAAGAGTTTTTTCACCTTGACATTCGGCACCTCAAATTTCCTGTGCCTCATATAATCAGAG AGGATAAGTCAGCATGGACTAGTGATGAAGAATTCGCTCGGGAAATGTTAGCTGGAGTTAATCCTGTTGTGATACGCCGCCTTGAG GTTTTTCCTCCTGTTAGTGAGCTAGACCCGGAACAATACGGAGATCACAGGAGTACAATCAGGGAAGATCATATTGAGAAAAATCTAGAAGGGTTTTCTGTGGATGAG GCAATGAAGAACAAGAAGATGTTCATCTTGGATCATCATGACGCTTTGATGCCTTATCTGAGGCGAATAAACACGACTGAGACAAAGACTTACGCTACCAGAACGCTACTCTTTTTGAAAGATGATGGAACCTTGAAGCCCCTGGCTATTGAGTTAAGCTTGCCTCACCCTGATGGAGATGAGTTTGGTGCTGTTAGCAAAGTTTATACACCGGCTGAAGGTGGGGTTGATGGCTCCATTTGGCAGCTGGCTAAAGTCTATGTGTCTGTAAACGATTCTGGCTATCATCAACTTGTTTGCCATTG GTTGAACACACACGCAGTGATCGAGCCGTTTGTGATAGCAAGTAACAGGCAGCTGAGTGTGATTCATCCGATACACAAACTATTGAGTCCGCACTTTCGTGATACTATGTACATAAATGCATTAGCAAGGCAGATCCTCATTGGTGCTGGGGGAATACTGGAGCAAACTGTTTTTCCTGGAAAGTATGCCTTGGAAATGTCTTCTGCTGTTTACAAGGATTGGGTGTTCACTGATCAACCCCTTCCTGCAGATCTTATCAAAAG AGGCATGGCTGAAAAAGACCCGGATAGCCCTCACGGCTACAAACTGCTCATAGAGGACTACCCATTTGCAGTAGACGGACTGTCAATCTGGGCAGCTATAGAGGAATGGGTCACAACCTACTGCACATTCTACTACAAAAACTCCGACATGATCACCAATGACACGGAGCTCCAATCATGGTGGCAGGAACTCCGAAATGAAGGCCATGGTGACCTCAAACATAAACCATGGTGGCCTGAATTGACAACAATTGACGTACTCATACAAACATGCACCACCATCATATGGATAGCATCTGCCCTCCACGCAGCGGTCAACTTTGGGCAGTACCCTTACGCAGGGTACCTCCCAAACCGTCCAACAACAAGCCGGCGGTTCATGCCTGAACCAGGGACACCGGTGCACGAGGAGCTCAAAACCGACTTTGAGAATGTACTGCTTAAAACTATAACAAGCCAGTGGAAGACATTGTTGGGTGTTTCGTTGATAGAGATACTGTCGACGCATACGTCAGATGAGGTGTATTTGGGACGGAGAGATGACGAGGAATCGGTTTTTGATAACGGTCCAGTGGAGGGGTTTAAGAGGTTTAAGAGAAGGTTGGAGGAAATagaaggggagattgaagagAGGAATAAGAGAGGGGAGTTGAGGAATCGGAGCGGACCGGTGAACATGCCGTATACGTTGCTTATGCCAACAAGTGATGCTGGGGTTACTGCCAGGGGAATTCCCAACAGCATCTCAATATGA
- the LOC141637641 gene encoding long chain acyl-CoA synthetase 7, peroxisomal-like: MESSAQRRLRAIQNHLLLNEEDEDHNSIIFRNQTSAELYQGYRYSVVLPEKLQTGKWNVYRSARSPLKLVTRFPNHPEIGTLHDNFVHAIENFPHNKYLGTRVRVDGTVGEYKWITYGEVSSARSAVGSALQNYGLSKGMSVGLYLINRPEWMVVDHACAAYSFISVPLYDTLGPDAVKYIVNHADIQAIFCVPNTLDALLSFLSEIPTVRVIVVIGGVDEHLPSLPRGSGVKLLSYSRLLSQGQRSLQAFCPPTPDDVATICYTSGTTGTPKGVVLTHGNLIASTAGMSIPVKFYPTDVYISYLPLAHIYERANQIVSVYCGSAVGFYQGDNLKLMDDMLELRPTIFCSVPRLYNRIYAGIINAVKTSGGLKEKLFNVAYNSKKQAIMNGRNPSPIWEKLVFNKIKAKVGGRVRFMGSGASPLSPDVLDFLKVCFGCQVVEGYGMTETSCVITSMEEGDLLSGHVGCPNPACEVKLVDVPEMNYTSEDQPYPRGEISVRGPIVFKGYFKDEVQTREVIDDDGWLHTGDIGLWLPGGRLKIIDRKKNIFKLAQGEYIAPEKIENVYAKCKFVAQCFVYGDSFNSCLVAVISVDPDALKSWAVEESVKYEDLGQLCIHPRAKAAVLAEMDAVGREARLRGFEFVKAVTLVPEPFTVENGLLTPTFKIKRPQAKVYFERAIAGMYAVLSKMDPARQKL; the protein is encoded by the exons ATGGAGTCTTCTGCTCAACGTCGTTTAAGAGCTATTCAAAACCATCTTCTTCttaatgaagaagatgaagatcatAACTCCATCATTTTCAGAAATCAAACTTCTGCTGAATTGTATCAAG GTTACAGATATAGTGTAGTCCTTCCTGAAAAGCTGCAGACAGGGAAGTGGAACGTATACAG GTCTGCTCGGTCACCACTGAAGCTGGTTACAAGATTCCCCAACCATCCTGAGATTGGGACACTGCATGATAACTTTGT ACATGCAATCGAAAATTTCCCACACAATAAGTACTTGGGGACTCGAGTGCGGGTTGATGGAACAGTTGGAGA GTACAAATGGATTACATATGGTGAAGTGAGCTCTGCTCGATCAGCTGTAGGATCTGCTCTTCAGAACTATGGGCTCTCTAAA GGAATGAGTGTTGGACTTTATCTTATAAATAGACCAGAATGGATGGTTGTGGATCATGCCTGCGCAGCTTATTCATTTATCTCAGTTCCTTTATATGATACACTTG GTCCAGATGCTGTGAAATATATAGTAAATCATGCTGACATACAAGCCATATTTTGTGTACCAAACACATTGGATGCT CTGTTAAGCTTTCTGTCGGAGATTCCTACTGTTCGTGTCATAGTG GTTATTGGAGGTGTGGATGAACACTTGCCCTCGCTTCCTCGGGGATCAGGAGTTAAGCTTCTATCTTATTCAAGGCTGTTAAGTCAG GGCCAGAGAAGTCTTCAGGCCTTCTGCCCTCCTACACCTGATGACGTTGCAACAATATGCTATACTAGTGGCACAACGGGGACACCAAAG GGAGTTGTGTTGACGCATGGAAATTTAATTGCAAGTACTGCTGGTATGAGTATCCCTGTCAAGTTTTATCCCACTGATGT ATACATATCTTATCTTCCGTTAGCGCACATATATGAAAGGGCAAACCAGATTGTGTCCGTTTATTGTGGTTCTGCTGTTGGTTTTTACCAGGGG GACAACTTGAAATTGATGGATGATATGCTGGAGTTACGCCCTACCATCTTCTGCAGTGTTCCTCGTCTGTACAACCGAATATATGCAGG GATTATTAATGCTGTCAAGACCTCTGGTGGCCTCAAGGAAAAACTGTTCAATGTTGCTTATAACTCAAAGAAACAAGCCATCATGAATG GCAGGAACCCGTCGCCCATCTGGGAAAAGCTTGTTTTCAATAAAATCAAGGCTAAGGTAGGTGGCAGGGTTCGCTTCATGGGATCAGGTGCTTCACCATTATCGCCTGATGTCTTGGACTTTTTGAAAGT GTGCTTTGGCTGCCAAGTGGTTGAAGGATATGGAATGACTGAGACTTCCTGTGTAATTACCTCAATGGAAGAGGGGGACCTTTTGTCGGGTCATGTTGGTTGTCCTAATCCTGCTTGTG AGGTGAAACTTGTGGATGTTCCCGAAATGAATTACACCTCCGAGGATCAGCCGTACCCTCGTGGTGAAATATCTGTTCGAGGCCCCATCGTTTTCAAAGGCTACTTTAAAGATGAAGTTCAGAC GAGAGAAGTAATTGATGATGACGGTTGGCTACACACTGGAGATATAGGGCTTTGGTTACCTGGAGGTCGTCTTAAGATAATAGACAG GAAAAAGAATATCTTTAAACTAGCACAAGGTGAATACATAGCACCAGAAAAAATTGAGAATGTTTATGCAAAGTGTAAATTTGTCGCACAGTGCTTTGTATACG GTGACAGCTTCAACTCGTGTTTGGTAGCCGTCATTTCTGTGGATCCCGATGCATTGAAATCTTGGGCTGTTGAAGAGAGTGTCAAG TATGAAGATTTAGGTCAGCTGTGTATTCATCCAAGAGCAAAGGCAGCCGTTTTAGCTGAGATGGATGCTGTGGGAAGAGAGGCCAGG TTGCGTGGATTTGAATTTGTCAAAGCTGTTACGTTGGTGCCAGAACCATTCACTGTTGAAAATGGTCTCCTCACCCCGACATTTAAG ATAAAGAGGCCTCAGGCGAAAGTTTATTTTGAGAGAGCAATCGCCGGAATGTACGCAGTTCTTTCAAAAATGGACCCAGCACGTCAGAAGTTGTGA